One Brassica oleracea var. oleracea cultivar TO1000 chromosome C7, BOL, whole genome shotgun sequence genomic window carries:
- the LOC106306651 gene encoding uncharacterized protein LOC106306651 isoform X4, with protein MLEMAAKLHISSSFSHKANDSPTSSSSSYSSFLALPQFLCTPFSSGFAQFKLHAKLGGGDGEVKPKEKKKFITKEEEPEQYWQSTGEREGENPMKTPLPYIIIFDAAWKKENNMAAFGCIFTNRQGRIHYQTTQAERNVPSPRVAEALALRWVLIAALLQGFSRICFNTDCRLLLAALTSKAPSADLHGIVQDINHFVMTQPQLQRPKNLSCLRSSPKLPHPRNVPASPPPITAQDLESI; from the exons ATGTTAGAAATGGCAGCCAAACTCCACATCTCTTCTTCCTTTAGCCACAAGGCCAATGATTCGCCAACTTCATCATCTTCCTCATATTCATCGTTTCTTGCTCTGCCTCAATTCCTCTGTACACCGTTTTCATCAGGCTTTGCACAGTTCAAGCTTCACGCCAAATTAG GTGGAGGAGATGGAGAAGTGAAACCTAAAGAAAAGAAGAAGTTCATAACCAAAGAGGAAGAACCAGAACA GTATTGGCAAAGCACTGGCGAAAGAGAAGGGGAGAACCCGATGAAGACTCCTCTCCCTTACATAATCATTTTTG ACGCAGCTTGGAAGAAGGAGAACAACATGGCAGCCTTCGGTTGCATATTCACCAATAGACAGGGCCGTATACACTATCAAACGACTCAAGCAGAGAGGAACGTTCCTTCACCGCGGGTGGCGGAAGCTCTAGCACTACGGTGGGTACTCATAGCAGCCCTTTTACAGGGTTTCTCTAGAATCTGTTTCAACACAGATTGTCGATTGCTCTTAGCAGCACTCACCTCGAAAGCTCCTTCGGCTGATCTCCACGGGATCGTCCAAGACATCAATCATTTTGTAATGACCCAACCCCAACTCCAAAGGCCAAAG AATTTGAGCTGCCTGAGATCGTCGCCGAAGCTACCTCACCCACGGAACGTGCCAGCCTCGCCACCACCGATAACCGCCCAAG ATTTGGAGTCCATTTGA
- the LOC106306651 gene encoding uncharacterized protein LOC106306651 isoform X7 yields MLEMAAKLHISSSFSHKANDSPTSSSSSYSSFLALPQFLCTPFSSGFAQFKLHAKLGGGDGEVKPKEKKKFITKEEEPEQYWQSTGEREGENPMKTPLPYIIIFGETDEQE; encoded by the exons ATGTTAGAAATGGCAGCCAAACTCCACATCTCTTCTTCCTTTAGCCACAAGGCCAATGATTCGCCAACTTCATCATCTTCCTCATATTCATCGTTTCTTGCTCTGCCTCAATTCCTCTGTACACCGTTTTCATCAGGCTTTGCACAGTTCAAGCTTCACGCCAAATTAG GTGGAGGAGATGGAGAAGTGAAACCTAAAGAAAAGAAGAAGTTCATAACCAAAGAGGAAGAACCAGAACA GTATTGGCAAAGCACTGGCGAAAGAGAAGGGGAGAACCCGATGAAGACTCCTCTCCCTTACATAATCATTTTTG GTGAGACCGACGAGCAGGAGTGA
- the LOC106306651 gene encoding uncharacterized protein LOC106306651 isoform X6, which produces MLEMAAKLHISSSFSHKANDSPTSSSSSYSSFLALPQFLCTPFSSGFAQFKLHAKLGGGDGEVKPKEKKKFITKEEEPEQYWQSTGEREGENPMKTPLPYIIIFGMSTPFVILAIAFANGWIKVPIR; this is translated from the exons ATGTTAGAAATGGCAGCCAAACTCCACATCTCTTCTTCCTTTAGCCACAAGGCCAATGATTCGCCAACTTCATCATCTTCCTCATATTCATCGTTTCTTGCTCTGCCTCAATTCCTCTGTACACCGTTTTCATCAGGCTTTGCACAGTTCAAGCTTCACGCCAAATTAG GTGGAGGAGATGGAGAAGTGAAACCTAAAGAAAAGAAGAAGTTCATAACCAAAGAGGAAGAACCAGAACA GTATTGGCAAAGCACTGGCGAAAGAGAAGGGGAGAACCCGATGAAGACTCCTCTCCCTTACATAATCATTTTTGGTATGTCAACTCCATTCGTCATCTTAGCCATTGCTTTTGCCAATGGTTGGATCAAAGTTCCTATTCGCTGA
- the LOC106306651 gene encoding uncharacterized protein LOC106306651 isoform X8: MLEMAAKLHISSSFSHKANDSPTSSSSSYSSFLALPQFLCTPFSSGFAQFKLHAKLGGGDGEVKPKEKKKFITKEEEPEQYWQSTGEREGENPMKTPLPYIIIFGL; encoded by the exons ATGTTAGAAATGGCAGCCAAACTCCACATCTCTTCTTCCTTTAGCCACAAGGCCAATGATTCGCCAACTTCATCATCTTCCTCATATTCATCGTTTCTTGCTCTGCCTCAATTCCTCTGTACACCGTTTTCATCAGGCTTTGCACAGTTCAAGCTTCACGCCAAATTAG GTGGAGGAGATGGAGAAGTGAAACCTAAAGAAAAGAAGAAGTTCATAACCAAAGAGGAAGAACCAGAACA GTATTGGCAAAGCACTGGCGAAAGAGAAGGGGAGAACCCGATGAAGACTCCTCTCCCTTACATAATCATTTTTG GCCTCTAA
- the LOC106306651 gene encoding uncharacterized protein LOC106306651 isoform X5, with amino-acid sequence MKTPLPYIIIFDAAWKKENNMAAFGCIFTNRQGRIHYQTTQAERNVPSPRVAEALALRWVLIAALLQGFSRICFNTDCRLLLAALTSKAPSADLHGIVQDINHFVMTQPQLQRPKNLSCLRSSPKLPHPRNVPASPPPITAQDHHRVRLVETKP; translated from the exons ATGAAGACTCCTCTCCCTTACATAATCATTTTTG ACGCAGCTTGGAAGAAGGAGAACAACATGGCAGCCTTCGGTTGCATATTCACCAATAGACAGGGCCGTATACACTATCAAACGACTCAAGCAGAGAGGAACGTTCCTTCACCGCGGGTGGCGGAAGCTCTAGCACTACGGTGGGTACTCATAGCAGCCCTTTTACAGGGTTTCTCTAGAATCTGTTTCAACACAGATTGTCGATTGCTCTTAGCAGCACTCACCTCGAAAGCTCCTTCGGCTGATCTCCACGGGATCGTCCAAGACATCAATCATTTTGTAATGACCCAACCCCAACTCCAAAGGCCAAAG AATTTGAGCTGCCTGAGATCGTCGCCGAAGCTACCTCACCCACGGAACGTGCCAGCCTCGCCACCACCGATAACCGCCCAAG ACCACCATCGTGTTCGTCTCGTCGAGACGAAGCCATAG
- the LOC106306651 gene encoding uncharacterized protein LOC106306651 isoform X2, translated as MLEMAAKLHISSSFSHKANDSPTSSSSSYSSFLALPQFLCTPFSSGFAQFKLHAKLGGGDGEVKPKEKKKFITKEEEPEQYWQSTGEREGENPMKTPLPYIIIFAWKKENNMAAFGCIFTNRQGRIHYQTTQAERNVPSPRVAEALALRWVLIAALLQGFSRICFNTDCRLLLAALTSKAPSADLHGIVQDINHFVMTQPQLQRPKNLSCLRSSPKLPHPRNVPASPPPITAQDHHRVRLVETKP; from the exons ATGTTAGAAATGGCAGCCAAACTCCACATCTCTTCTTCCTTTAGCCACAAGGCCAATGATTCGCCAACTTCATCATCTTCCTCATATTCATCGTTTCTTGCTCTGCCTCAATTCCTCTGTACACCGTTTTCATCAGGCTTTGCACAGTTCAAGCTTCACGCCAAATTAG GTGGAGGAGATGGAGAAGTGAAACCTAAAGAAAAGAAGAAGTTCATAACCAAAGAGGAAGAACCAGAACA GTATTGGCAAAGCACTGGCGAAAGAGAAGGGGAGAACCCGATGAAGACTCCTCTCCCTTACATAATCATTTTTG CTTGGAAGAAGGAGAACAACATGGCAGCCTTCGGTTGCATATTCACCAATAGACAGGGCCGTATACACTATCAAACGACTCAAGCAGAGAGGAACGTTCCTTCACCGCGGGTGGCGGAAGCTCTAGCACTACGGTGGGTACTCATAGCAGCCCTTTTACAGGGTTTCTCTAGAATCTGTTTCAACACAGATTGTCGATTGCTCTTAGCAGCACTCACCTCGAAAGCTCCTTCGGCTGATCTCCACGGGATCGTCCAAGACATCAATCATTTTGTAATGACCCAACCCCAACTCCAAAGGCCAAAG AATTTGAGCTGCCTGAGATCGTCGCCGAAGCTACCTCACCCACGGAACGTGCCAGCCTCGCCACCACCGATAACCGCCCAAG ACCACCATCGTGTTCGTCTCGTCGAGACGAAGCCATAG
- the LOC106306651 gene encoding uncharacterized protein LOC106306651 isoform X1: protein MLEMAAKLHISSSFSHKANDSPTSSSSSYSSFLALPQFLCTPFSSGFAQFKLHAKLGGGDGEVKPKEKKKFITKEEEPEQYWQSTGEREGENPMKTPLPYIIIFDAAWKKENNMAAFGCIFTNRQGRIHYQTTQAERNVPSPRVAEALALRWVLIAALLQGFSRICFNTDCRLLLAALTSKAPSADLHGIVQDINHFVMTQPQLQRPKNLSCLRSSPKLPHPRNVPASPPPITAQDHHRVRLVETKP from the exons ATGTTAGAAATGGCAGCCAAACTCCACATCTCTTCTTCCTTTAGCCACAAGGCCAATGATTCGCCAACTTCATCATCTTCCTCATATTCATCGTTTCTTGCTCTGCCTCAATTCCTCTGTACACCGTTTTCATCAGGCTTTGCACAGTTCAAGCTTCACGCCAAATTAG GTGGAGGAGATGGAGAAGTGAAACCTAAAGAAAAGAAGAAGTTCATAACCAAAGAGGAAGAACCAGAACA GTATTGGCAAAGCACTGGCGAAAGAGAAGGGGAGAACCCGATGAAGACTCCTCTCCCTTACATAATCATTTTTG ACGCAGCTTGGAAGAAGGAGAACAACATGGCAGCCTTCGGTTGCATATTCACCAATAGACAGGGCCGTATACACTATCAAACGACTCAAGCAGAGAGGAACGTTCCTTCACCGCGGGTGGCGGAAGCTCTAGCACTACGGTGGGTACTCATAGCAGCCCTTTTACAGGGTTTCTCTAGAATCTGTTTCAACACAGATTGTCGATTGCTCTTAGCAGCACTCACCTCGAAAGCTCCTTCGGCTGATCTCCACGGGATCGTCCAAGACATCAATCATTTTGTAATGACCCAACCCCAACTCCAAAGGCCAAAG AATTTGAGCTGCCTGAGATCGTCGCCGAAGCTACCTCACCCACGGAACGTGCCAGCCTCGCCACCACCGATAACCGCCCAAG ACCACCATCGTGTTCGTCTCGTCGAGACGAAGCCATAG
- the LOC106306651 gene encoding uncharacterized protein LOC106306651 isoform X3: protein MLEMAAKLHISSSFSHKANDSPTSSSSSYSSFLALPQFLCTPFSSGFAQFKLHAKLGGGDGEVKPKEKKKFITKEEEPEQYWQSTGEREGENPMKTPLPYIIIFDAAWKKENNMAAFGCIFTNRQGRIHYQTTQAERNVPSPRVAEALALRWVLIAALLQGFSRICFNTDCRLLLAALTSKAPSADLHGIVQDINHFVMTQPQLQRPKNLSCLRSSPKLPHPRNVPASPPPITAQGETDEQE, encoded by the exons ATGTTAGAAATGGCAGCCAAACTCCACATCTCTTCTTCCTTTAGCCACAAGGCCAATGATTCGCCAACTTCATCATCTTCCTCATATTCATCGTTTCTTGCTCTGCCTCAATTCCTCTGTACACCGTTTTCATCAGGCTTTGCACAGTTCAAGCTTCACGCCAAATTAG GTGGAGGAGATGGAGAAGTGAAACCTAAAGAAAAGAAGAAGTTCATAACCAAAGAGGAAGAACCAGAACA GTATTGGCAAAGCACTGGCGAAAGAGAAGGGGAGAACCCGATGAAGACTCCTCTCCCTTACATAATCATTTTTG ACGCAGCTTGGAAGAAGGAGAACAACATGGCAGCCTTCGGTTGCATATTCACCAATAGACAGGGCCGTATACACTATCAAACGACTCAAGCAGAGAGGAACGTTCCTTCACCGCGGGTGGCGGAAGCTCTAGCACTACGGTGGGTACTCATAGCAGCCCTTTTACAGGGTTTCTCTAGAATCTGTTTCAACACAGATTGTCGATTGCTCTTAGCAGCACTCACCTCGAAAGCTCCTTCGGCTGATCTCCACGGGATCGTCCAAGACATCAATCATTTTGTAATGACCCAACCCCAACTCCAAAGGCCAAAG AATTTGAGCTGCCTGAGATCGTCGCCGAAGCTACCTCACCCACGGAACGTGCCAGCCTCGCCACCACCGATAACCGCCCAAG GTGAGACCGACGAGCAGGAGTGA